Proteins encoded together in one Salmo salar chromosome ssa08, Ssal_v3.1, whole genome shotgun sequence window:
- the LOC106610274 gene encoding tRNA (adenine(37)-N6)-methyltransferase — MSNNPEHSLVGLDNYSHVWVIFLFHKNGHLSYKAKVKPPRLNGQRVGMYSTRSPHRPNALGLTLAKLDRVTGDTLHLSEIDMIEGTPVLDIKPYISDYDSPHSRLDIDTDTYDSGVQPESTSVPTKEGTTSVETLQSDSVASFSCTVDPQLDLGVERQDSHSADPRILHSKDKSKAHILRPGDASSSSAPKALGKDLTTVLGELKAYISEGDDCLTLGSSVGKSQASDGPKAKPLEPVEDSARPCYGEEAYSTIAGWIREPPVASLEVRFTPHAERELGEFLATINTESRDRPRFRFLHDP, encoded by the exons ATGTCCAACAACCCTGAACACTCACTGGTCGGCCTGGACAACTACTCTCATGTCTG GGTCATCTTCCTGTTCCATAAGAATGGCCACCTGAGTTATAAGGCTAAGGTGAAGCCACCCAGACTCAACGGCCAGAGGGTTGGGATGTACTCCACACGTAGCCCCCACCGGCCCAACGCCCTGGGTCTGACCCTGGCCAAGCTGGACAGAGTCACAG GTGACACACTTCATCTGAGTGAGATAGACATGATCGAAGGCACCCCTGTCCTCGATATCAAACCCTACATCTCTGACTATGACTCCCCACACAGTAGACTGGACATTGACACAGATACTTATGACTCTGGCGTCCAACCTGAGAGCACCAGTGTACCAACAAAAGAGGGGACCACCAGTGTGGAGACGCTGCAATCAGACTCAGTAGCTTCTTTCTCCTGTACTGTTGATCCCCAGTTGGACTTGGGGGTTGAGAGGCAGGATAGTCATAGCGCAGACCCCAGAATACTCCACTCAAAAGACAAATCCAAAGCTCACATCCTACGTCCAGGCGATGCCTCCAGCTCTTCTGCTCCGAAAGCCCTGGGCAAAGACCTCACCACTGTGCTGGGGGAGCTCAAGGCCTACATCAGCGAGGGAGATGACTGCCTCACCCTGGGGAGCTCTGTAGGAAAGTCTCAGGCTTCAGATGGCCCTAAAGCCAAGCCTTTGGAGCCAGTGGAGGATAGTGCTAGGCCTTGCTATGGGGAAGAGGCCTACAGCACCATCGCTGGCTGGATCAGGGAGCCTCCTGTGGCCAGTCTGGAGGTGCGCTTCACCCCccatgcagagagagagctgggggagtTCCTTGCCACTATCAATACAG AATCTCGTGACCGACCCAGGTTCCGGTTCCTGCACGATCCATAG